The sequence GGCGGCGCGGCGGCCGCGGGTCGGGGTCGCGCGGCGGCCAGCAGCACAAGCCGGTCGAAGCGCTGACCGGCGGCGATCCGGTCGAACTGGATGCCGAGACGCTCGCCCGCCGGCGGGGCCGCGCCCGCAAGGGCCGCCCGGTGGGGCGCTATCTCATGGCCATCCACGTGACCGCCGACGCCACCCACGTGGCCGTCCTGGAGGGGCGGGCACTCGTGGAGTACTACGTCTCCCGGCCGGCCAACGACACCACCGAGATCTACGGCAACATCTACCTCGGCCGCGTCCAGAACGTGCTGCCGGGCATGGAGGCGGCGTTCGTGGACATCGGTACGCCCAAGAACGCCATCATGTACCGGGGCGACGTGCAGTTCGACGCCGAGGATCTGGAGCGCTCCGGCCGGCCGCAGATCAGCCAGGCGCTGAAGGTGGGCCAGCGGGTCCTCTGTCAGGTCACCAAGAACCCCATCGCCCACAAGGGCGCCCGGCTGACCCAGCAGGTCTCCCTGGCGGGCCGCTACGTGGTGCTGGTGCCCAACAGCGATGCCTACGGCATCTCCAAGCGGCTCCCGGACAAGGAGCGCCGCCGGCTGCGCCGCATCCTGGACGGTGTCAAGCCGGCCGAGCACGGCGTGATCGTCCGGACCGCCGCCGAGGGCGTCACGCCCGAGGAGATCCGCCAGGACGTCACGCGGCTCGTGTCGCAGTGGGACCAGATCGACGCGCTCGCCAATCGCTCGAAGGCACCGTCGCTGCTGTACCGCGAACCCGACGTGGCGCTGCGGGTCATCCGCGAGGAGTTCACGACCGACTACCGCAGCGTGCTGATCGACGATTCCGATCTCTACGGGTCGGTGGCCAAGTACGTGGAGAGCGTCGCCCCGGCGCTGACCGAGCGTGTCTCGTTCTACGACCCCTCGACGGAGAACCTGGACCTGTTCGAGCGCTACCACGTGTATGGCCAGTTGCGCAAGGCCGTGGACCGCACCGTGTGGCTGCCGTCGGGCGGCTCACTCGTGATCGAGCACACCGAGGCGATGACCGTGATCGACGTCAACACCGGCCGCAACGTGGGCTCCACGAGCCTCGAGCAGACCATCCTCGAGAACAACCTCGAGGCGGCGTCGGAGATCCCGCGCCAGCTGCGCCTGCGCGACATCGGCGGGATCATCGTGGTCGACTTCGTGGACATGGAGAGCAAGGCCAACCGCCAGAAGGTCATGAGCGCCCTGCGCGACGCCCTGGCCCAGAGCAAGACGCACACCCGGGTGAGTGACATCTCCAACCTGGGACTCGTGGAAATGAGCCGCAAGCGGATCGGCGAGGGGCTGCTGGAGTCCCTCTCCCGGGCCTGCGAGGACTGCGACGGCTGGGGGATCCGACTCGACGAGACGCTGTTGGGCCGCTCCGGGGGCAGCGATAGCGTGTAGGGGCTATGTACGCAGTCGTGGCAACCGGCGGGAAGCAGTACCGCGTGAGCGAGGGCGAGTTGATCACCACCGAGTTGCTCGGCCCCGCGGGCGCGGAGGTCGACCTGCGTCCGGTTCTCTACGTGGACGGCGAGGTGGTGCTCGCCACGCCCACTGAGTTGGCGGCGGTGGCGGTGAAGGGCCGGATCCTCGAGGAGACCAAGGGGCCCAAGATCAGGGGCTTCACCTACAAGTCGAAGAGCAACCAGCGGCGGCGCTGGGGCCACCGCCAGCGGCACTCGCTGGTGGAGATAACCGAGATCGGGATGGCGTAGGCATGTCCAAGACCAAGGGCGGGGGCTCGACCCGCAACGGCAGAGATTCGCAGGCCAAGCGCCTCGGCGTGAAGGTCTACGACGGAACCTGGGTCACGGCCGGTTCCATCATCGTGCGCCAGCGAGGCACGAAGTTCCATCCGGGCCACAACGTGGGGCGCGGCGGCGACGACACCCTGTTCGCCACAGCGGATGGCCGCGTGTCGTTCGGCAACCGCGGCCGGCGCCGGCTGGTCGACGTTCTCACCGACTGACGGCAGTCGGCGTTCCGGACGCTCCTCGGCGGGGGCGGCCCGTATTCTTGGACCGTGTCCGACTTCGTCGACGAGTGCGCGCTCTGCGTGCGCGGTGGTGACGGCGGTGCCGGCTGCGTGTCCTTCCGCCGGGAGGCGCACGTCGACCGGGGCGGACCCGACGGGGGCGACGGCGGCCGCGGTGGCGACGTCTGGTTGGAGGCCGACCGCAATGTGGCGTCGCTGCTGGCATTCCGTGATCATCCGCACCGCCGGGCCGCCTCCGGGAGCCACGGATCGGGGCGGGGACGGCACGGAGCCGCCGGGGCCGACCTGCTGGTGAAGGTGCCGGAGGGCACCGTCGTACTCTCCGCCGACGGTGAGCGCCTCGCGGATCTGACGAGTCACGGTCAGCGATGGCCGGCCGCGCCGGGGGGTTCCGGCGGGCGAGGCAATGCCCGCTTCCTCAGCAACCGCCGCCGCGCGCCGCGCTTCGCCGAGCAGGGCGAGCAGCCCACCGAGCGCTGGTTGCGACTCGAGTTGAAGTTGCTCGCCGACGTGGCGCTGGTGGGGTTTCCGAACGTGGGCAAGAGCACGCTCATCTCCCGGCTCTCCGCCGCCCGTCCCAAGATCGCCGACTATCCCTTCACCACGCTCGTGCCCAACCTCGGTGTGGTCGTGACCGACGAGGAGGAGGAATTCGTGGTTGCCGACGTGCCCGGACTCATCGAGGGCGCCAGCGAGGGGCGGGGACTGGGGCATCGCTTCCTGCGCCATATCGAGCGCGCCCGCGCCCTGGTGCTGCTGGTCGACCTCGGGCCCGGCGCCGAGATCGCTCCCGACGCCCAGCTGCGCATCCTGCTGGCCGAACTCGGCGCCTACCGGCCCGATCTTCTGCAGCGCCGGCGCCTGCTGGTCGGATCGAAGGCCGACGTGGCCACCGGGAGCCTGCCGGAGGCCGACATGGCGGTCTCCGCCGTGACCGGCACCGGTGTCGCCGAGCTGACCGGCCGCCTGGCGACCCTCGTGCGCCAAGCCCGCCAGGACGAGCCTCAGCCCGATGCCGACGTGGCGCCGGTGGTGCACCGACCTGTCGCCGACCGCGCTGCCGATGCCGTCAGTGTCCGGCGAGAGGGCGACGCTTGGCGCGTCCTCGGACGTCCGGCGGAGCGGGCGGTGGCCCTGTCGGACCTCACCGACCCGCAGGCCCAGGACTACGTGGCGCAGCGACTGCGAGCGCTCGGCGTGGACCGGGAGCTGGCCCGTGCGGGTGCGCACGCCGGCGACGAGGTGCGCATCGGGTCCCTGGCCTTCGACTACGAGCCCGACGAGGCGATCGCTCCGGCCGCGAGCGCCTCACGTCCCGGGCGCAGCGGCCGATGATCGTCGTCGTCAAGATCGGGACGTCCTCGCTGACCGATGACTCGGGGCACGTCGACACGGGCGAGATCCAGCGTCTCTGCGGGTTGCTGGCCGAGCTGCGCGCCGACGGGCACCAAGTGCTGCTGGTGACGTCGGCGGCCATCACGGCCGGTCGCTGGATGCTCGGGTTCGAGACGCGGCCGACCGACCCGGTCGTGCTGCAGGCCGCCTCCGCAGTCGGTCAGGGCCATCTCATGGCGGTCTACAACGAGGCCTTCGGAGGTCTGGGCCTATTGGCCGGGCAGGTCCTGCTGACCCCGCTGGACTTCTTCGAGCGGAGCCGCTACCTGCGTGTTCGCGAAACCCTGCAGCGTCTCCTGTCCCTGGGCGTGGTCCCTGTCATCAACGAGAACGACGCCGTCGCCGATGACGAGATCCAGTTCGGCGACAACGACCGGATCGCCGCCCTGGTGGCGCAACTCGTGCATGCCGATCTGCTGGTGATACTGACCGACACCGAGGGACTGCACACCGCCGACCCTCGCATCTCGTCGGAGGCGTCGCTGATCGCGGAGATCCGCGAGATCGACAGGGAACTGGAGGCGGCGGCCGGCGGCGTCGGCAACGCCGACGCCCGCGGGGGCATGGCGTCGAAGCTGTCGGCGGCCAAGATCGCCAGCTGGGCGGGGGTGCCGACGGTGATCGCCTCCTCCCGGCGCCCCGGCGTGCTGCGCGACGCGGTGGCGGGGGGGAACGTGGGCACGCTCGCCCAACCGCGTGCCGAGCGCCTCGGCGCACGCAAGCTCTGGATCGCCTTCGCCGTCCGATCCGTCGGCACCCTGGGGGTGGACGAGGGGGCGCGCCGCGCCCTGGTGGAGCGAGGCAAGTCCCTGCTGGCAGTGGGTGTGCGCTCGGTGAGCGGCGAGTTCGTAGCGGGCGATGCGGTGGAAGTCGCCGGGCCCGACGGCGAGGTGTTCGCCAAGGGTCTGGTGCGGCTGCCCTCGGCGCGCCTGGACACCGTCATCGGGCGCCGCAGCACCGAGCACGAGGCCGGCACGCCGGAGGAGTTGATCCACCGCGACGACATGGTGCTGCTGGCGCCGTAGCGGATCCTTGTCGACGAGCCACGCAGGGTCCCGCCATCCGGCGAGGAGTAGTGGCTGAGGATGGCCGGCGACGTCGTCTTCGCGCTGCTGGGGCTGGCGCTGCTGCTCGCCGGGTCCCACTGGCTGGTGGCCGGCGGGGCGCGTCTGGCGGCACGCCGGGGAATGTCGCCGGTCGTGGTGGGCGCGGTGATCCTGGGCTTCGGCACCAGCCTGCCCGAACTGGTCGTGGGGATCACCTCGGCGGCGCAGGGGGATGCCGCCCTGGGGCTGGGCGGCATCGTGGGTTCCAACGCTGCCAACATGGGCCTGGTGCTGGGTGTGGCGGCCCTTGCCGCGCCGATCGCGGCCGATCGATCGGCGTGGTGGCGCGTTCCTGCCGCGGCGGTCGCGGTGGGACTGTTCGGGGGTCTGCTGCTGAGCGGGGGAGGCGTCATCGAGCGCTGGGAGGGGGGTGTACTCCTGGCGGCGATGGTGGTGGCGACGTGGTGGCTGCTGCGTGACCCGGCCACCCCGGCTGACGCCCCCGTACGCGACCCCGGAGCGGCGGCGGAGGGCGCCACCGAGTCGGCCTCCTCGGGGCTCGACCGCTGGATCGAAGCGGGCGTGCTTCGCCTGGCGCCGCGCAGCCGGGGCGAGCTCTGGCGGCTGATCCTGGGCGTGGCGGCGATCGCTCTGGGAGCGCAGGTGGCCGTGGACGGGTTCACCGGCATTGCCGCACGCCTCGGCATTGCCACGGGCCTGGTGGGACTGAGCCTCGTGGCGATCGGCACGTCGCTGCCCGAGTTGGCCACGGCGCTGGTCGGCATCCGCCGTCGCCAGCCGCTGTTGACGTTGGGCAACCTGCTCGGCAGCAATATCTTCAACAGCCTCGCCATCGGCGGGATCGTGGTGCTGGTGCGGCCCGGCGGACTCGGCGCCGAGGGCACGCCCTGGGTCGCCGCCGGGGCCATGATGGGCCTGACTCTGCTGGCGGTGCTGTTCCTGGCGACCAACCGGCAGCGGCGGCGCCTCGAACGCTGGGAGGGCGGCGCGCTGCTGGCGGCCTACGCCGTGGCCCTGCCCTTCATCCTCATGTCCTGACGGACCGGTCTGCGACCCCGGCCCGGACCCCGGACGGCGGTCTGTGTCCGGTGCCGTCGAGCGTTAGTCCGCCTCGCCGTCGGCGGCGTCCTCGGCCTCCATGGCGTCGGCGAGGTCGCGGAGGTTCTCGGGCGTGGTGCCGTCCATCTCGCCGAGGTAGGCGGGGAGCTTCACGCCCACCTGGCCGGCCAGGTCCTGCAGCGGGGGCAGTGACCCGATGAGGCTGGAGAGGAAGTTGGCGGTGCTGCTGCCGCCGTTGCCCCCGTTTCCGCCGCCGGAGTCCCACACGGTGACCTGATCGATCTTCAGGTTCGAGATGGCCTTGACCTGCTCGGCCACGAGCGCGGGGAGCTGCTCGGCGATGAGCATCAGCGCCGCCAGTTGTGCCTCGCCCCCGGTGCGGTCCACGAGCTCGCCCAGACCTTCGGCACGGCGCGTCAGCAGGGCCAGCAGACCCATGGCCTCGGCCTCCATGAGCAGCCGCTGGCCGTCGGCCTCTCCGCCCTTGACGAAGCGGATGCGGTCGGCCTCAGCCTCGGCCAGCGTGCGCACCCGCTCGCGCTCCACCTCGGCGGGGACGACGATGTCAGCCTGCTGGGAGGCCTTCTCCCGGGCGGCACGGGCGACCTCGGCGGCCGCCTCGGCAGCGAAGGACTCCTCCTCGGCGCGTGCCTGGGTGACGCGCTCGGCGGCGGTGGCCAACCGCTCGGCCTCGGCCTCCTTCTGCCGCCGTTCGCTGTCGGAGCGGGCGACCGTGACCTTGGCCTCGTTCTCGCCCTCGGTGGCGGTGGCGTTGGCCGAAGCGACTTTGATGCGCTGCTCCCGGTTCGCCTCGGCGGCGCCGATGTCGCCGTCGCGTTCCTGCTCGGCGACCTTGATCTTGGCCTCGTTGATGGCCCTCGCCGCCGCCTCGCGGCCCAGCGCGTCGATGTAGCCCGACTCGTCGGTGATGTCCTGGATGTTGACGTT comes from bacterium and encodes:
- a CDS encoding Rne/Rng family ribonuclease, whose translation is MSSSSQTDAESAKSRADSKSRGKPAGQDNGQVAGSDGGGQTRGGAPGAAAGEQRKPRIGDSRPAPAPATTPPKGSKPSGGGGGNRGGSRSSGRRRRRGGRGSGSRGGQQHKPVEALTGGDPVELDAETLARRRGRARKGRPVGRYLMAIHVTADATHVAVLEGRALVEYYVSRPANDTTEIYGNIYLGRVQNVLPGMEAAFVDIGTPKNAIMYRGDVQFDAEDLERSGRPQISQALKVGQRVLCQVTKNPIAHKGARLTQQVSLAGRYVVLVPNSDAYGISKRLPDKERRRLRRILDGVKPAEHGVIVRTAAEGVTPEEIRQDVTRLVSQWDQIDALANRSKAPSLLYREPDVALRVIREEFTTDYRSVLIDDSDLYGSVAKYVESVAPALTERVSFYDPSTENLDLFERYHVYGQLRKAVDRTVWLPSGGSLVIEHTEAMTVIDVNTGRNVGSTSLEQTILENNLEAASEIPRQLRLRDIGGIIVVDFVDMESKANRQKVMSALRDALAQSKTHTRVSDISNLGLVEMSRKRIGEGLLESLSRACEDCDGWGIRLDETLLGRSGGSDSV
- the rplU gene encoding 50S ribosomal protein L21 → MYAVVATGGKQYRVSEGELITTELLGPAGAEVDLRPVLYVDGEVVLATPTELAAVAVKGRILEETKGPKIRGFTYKSKSNQRRRWGHRQRHSLVEITEIGMA
- the rpmA gene encoding 50S ribosomal protein L27, which translates into the protein MSKTKGGGSTRNGRDSQAKRLGVKVYDGTWVTAGSIIVRQRGTKFHPGHNVGRGGDDTLFATADGRVSFGNRGRRRLVDVLTD
- the obgE gene encoding GTPase ObgE, with the protein product MSDFVDECALCVRGGDGGAGCVSFRREAHVDRGGPDGGDGGRGGDVWLEADRNVASLLAFRDHPHRRAASGSHGSGRGRHGAAGADLLVKVPEGTVVLSADGERLADLTSHGQRWPAAPGGSGGRGNARFLSNRRRAPRFAEQGEQPTERWLRLELKLLADVALVGFPNVGKSTLISRLSAARPKIADYPFTTLVPNLGVVVTDEEEEFVVADVPGLIEGASEGRGLGHRFLRHIERARALVLLVDLGPGAEIAPDAQLRILLAELGAYRPDLLQRRRLLVGSKADVATGSLPEADMAVSAVTGTGVAELTGRLATLVRQARQDEPQPDADVAPVVHRPVADRAADAVSVRREGDAWRVLGRPAERAVALSDLTDPQAQDYVAQRLRALGVDRELARAGAHAGDEVRIGSLAFDYEPDEAIAPAASASRPGRSGR
- the proB gene encoding glutamate 5-kinase — its product is MIVVVKIGTSSLTDDSGHVDTGEIQRLCGLLAELRADGHQVLLVTSAAITAGRWMLGFETRPTDPVVLQAASAVGQGHLMAVYNEAFGGLGLLAGQVLLTPLDFFERSRYLRVRETLQRLLSLGVVPVINENDAVADDEIQFGDNDRIAALVAQLVHADLLVILTDTEGLHTADPRISSEASLIAEIREIDRELEAAAGGVGNADARGGMASKLSAAKIASWAGVPTVIASSRRPGVLRDAVAGGNVGTLAQPRAERLGARKLWIAFAVRSVGTLGVDEGARRALVERGKSLLAVGVRSVSGEFVAGDAVEVAGPDGEVFAKGLVRLPSARLDTVIGRRSTEHEAGTPEELIHRDDMVLLAP
- a CDS encoding sodium:calcium antiporter; protein product: MAGDVVFALLGLALLLAGSHWLVAGGARLAARRGMSPVVVGAVILGFGTSLPELVVGITSAAQGDAALGLGGIVGSNAANMGLVLGVAALAAPIAADRSAWWRVPAAAVAVGLFGGLLLSGGGVIERWEGGVLLAAMVVATWWLLRDPATPADAPVRDPGAAAEGATESASSGLDRWIEAGVLRLAPRSRGELWRLILGVAAIALGAQVAVDGFTGIAARLGIATGLVGLSLVAIGTSLPELATALVGIRRRQPLLTLGNLLGSNIFNSLAIGGIVVLVRPGGLGAEGTPWVAAGAMMGLTLLAVLFLATNRQRRRLERWEGGALLAAYAVALPFILMS
- a CDS encoding SPFH domain-containing protein, which translates into the protein MAVIGLVVGLVVILLIAILWVASRYKRCPSDRILVIYGRVGGVGESARCLHGGGALVWPIIQGYAFLDLTPIPIEIKLQGALSQQNIRVNTPATFTVGVSTEPGVMQNAAERLLGLSLAEVENLSRDIIFGQMRVVIATMPIEEINADREKLITNITESLEIELRKVGLRLINVNIQDITDESGYIDALGREAAARAINEAKIKVAEQERDGDIGAAEANREQRIKVASANATATEGENEAKVTVARSDSERRQKEAEAERLATAAERVTQARAEEESFAAEAAAEVARAAREKASQQADIVVPAEVERERVRTLAEAEADRIRFVKGGEADGQRLLMEAEAMGLLALLTRRAEGLGELVDRTGGEAQLAALMLIAEQLPALVAEQVKAISNLKIDQVTVWDSGGGNGGNGGSSTANFLSSLIGSLPPLQDLAGQVGVKLPAYLGEMDGTTPENLRDLADAMEAEDAADGEAD